The Setaria viridis chromosome 9, Setaria_viridis_v4.0, whole genome shotgun sequence sequence GAAAAATTGCCATGGTATAAACTTTCGCAGTATAAGGAATATCTACCAGCATGAAGAATTTCAACACTGCTCCATCCAAAGTGAAATCACTAACATTCAGAAAGTTTGTTTATTTGCAAAGAAATGTCACTTCAGGTTTTTGAAGGAACAACATTTACACCAGCTACCCTTGGTTAGAGTATTAGTAGAATTCAGAGATGAGTACGGTCAGGGCTAACtatacaaataactaaacatGAACTTCACTGTTCAGTTAATTGGATTTGCTGTATTTCTGTTTGATATACAGTGCCAATACACGAATGGCAGAAAGAAGTGGAATTACTTGCCATGAAACCACTGGAATACACCAATTGTTAGTTTTGTCGAAAAGTTTTATTAACCACTTCTAAACATGCAATATGTTTCAACTGAGGTCAATGATATGTTAGTATCTACTTGAAGCAACATGGTGAAGGTTGCCACAATCAGGCTAATGAGGATACATGCTTATTATATCATTACAGTGTACTAGTGTAGCTAATTGCCCATCTGCTCCTTCTCCAGAACCACATACGCACAATTCAAGAATTTTCAGATTCAGTGCTTTGCTGAGTGCTCTACTCCATCCATCAGTTTAGCAAAGTACACTACTGAAGTACCGAGTACTAACAAGTTGAAACTGCAAAAGTTATCATGAATGACAATAACATTTCAAGACGATAAGAATTCAGACATTTAGAATTTCCAGTTTTCCAAGAATGAACTGTAGGTGTATTGTGTTCGAAGTAATGATCATTCACATGTGGCCAATTTTCCAATCAACTGTAAAGGTCACATTGTATTAGTAATGATCATTCACAACTGTTCCAACTTCCCAGTCTACTGAAGATTCAATTTCTGTGTGAAGAGTGTCTCACTTTCAGTATGCTGTTTTACCAACTTCTAAAAATATAAATACACACATAAGGTACCCTAAGATGCAAAACTGCCCACTAGATTTTGTGTTCTGGACTTGTAGAACTGTGTGGGAAAAAATAATCAAGGAGAAAACGGCGCAAGGACcaataaatgaaaattttggaATTGTGCCCCTCAACAATTAAGGCATTTGATTGTAATGTATTGTTATAATACACAGGTACAAGATTTGACATGGCTAGCCTCCTACTGAGCTTCAACTTCAACTAAATTAACTCCAAACGCTCCTACTCGAGCCAAGACGCAGCATCCAAGAACCTCTCAGTCCCCCAACTGGACTGACAAGTCACTTCTCGACCTCATCATTGCGCGTCTTGGTGGAGGAAAGCTCAAAGTGTGCTTGGCGTTACTAGATTATGCAGGAACACCTAGTCCTTGAGTTTCTTGAAGTATGATGGAGGGATCTCAACAGGAGGTAGCAATGCTGATACACCCTTGAACTGTTCAAAAGATTTATTGCGAAGTTAGGACACTAGAATTATGCAAACGATCTGACATGAAAATCATGTGGCTGCCAAAAGTTCATGCTTACCCTGTGTTGCTTGTATTTGTCCCGGATCGCCATCATAGATGAACATTTCCGGTTGAGCTGCAGCTCATGTATGGCAGTAACACAGTCCTTCAACTCAGATGGATTGTATCCTGTCAGTGCTTGCATCTTCTTGCTCTGCAGCCATATATACATAACAAAATGAGTCGGCATTTCATAGCATATGAGCCAGAGCAACAATTGGAATCGAGCAGATCTATATCATACCCAGGGATGGGTGTGTGGATCAAGGGTCAGCCTTGCAACAAACACCACCGAGGCCGCAACAAGTGATGGCAAGAAGCGAAGCAAGCCATAGTCCAACAAGCTCAGCTCAGCAAGGTAGCTCCCCAGGAACTCCAACGAGAGGCTAGGATTCTGCATTATACATCACAACATAATGGATCAGACTATGATGTACACAGGTAGCAGGCACTTTGAATGGAAGTAGAATTCAAGGTTCAAATGTAACAGATCTGAAAGGTGTTACTGTGGTATTACCTTCTTGCTGTCTTCTTGGGCAGATCTGATGAACATCCTGTTAACAGACAAGGAAACAGAGGACAAGACATTTAGCAACACAGGAATGCCGATAATACCTCATCAGATTGATTTGGTTAGTGATCTACCTCAGGAACGTCTTGGTGGTAGGAGTGCCCATCTCAAACTTGAGGACATTCAGTATATCACTCTCCATCTTAACAACCTACAGATCCCAAGCACCAAGAAGTAGCACAGACCAATTACTGATTCAGAATCAATCACTAGCAAGATCCGGACGCAAGTCGCACTCAAAGCATACAAGGTTGTAAACACACACCTCCTGCTTGGTGTAGGTGTTGTCAGTGATGTAACAGAAGTCCTCCACATTCGGCGGGCTGATCTCCTCATACTTGCTGCAATCGATTCGACCCAATGCATCAGAATTGGAACTCAATTCTAGCGATAATCGATAAATCGAGACAGAAATGCGATAGGTAATCGATGGATCGGGTGCTTACGAGGCGATGAGCATGGCGGAGACACCGAGGAGCTGCAGCCTCTGCCTGTTGAGCGCCTTGTCGGAGAGGAAGCGGTCGATGTATGAGACGGTGAGGTAGAGCGTGTCGGAGACGAGcttgtactcctcggcgacctcgACGAGCCAGTCAACGAGGATGGAGCGCATGTTGGCCGTGACGTCGACCTGCACGGCGGCGATGTAGTCCTGCGCGGGGCGGCGCCTGGCCTGCGCCTCCATGGAGCGGAGGTAGGAGTAGATGTCGGAGGCGTAGGGCGCGCAGAGCTGCGGGTCCCCCTCCTCGccatccgcggcggcggcggcatcggcggcggaggggggcgCCGGCTTGGGCGCGGCCCtgggcttgggcttgggctcggcggcggggaggaggcgctgcTTCCTGGCGGGCTTggcgcggtcgtcgtcgtcgtcgtgcgcgGCGTTGGGGAGCGTGGGCAGCTCGGTGAGGGCCACACGCTTGCgcttggcggcgacggcgacggcggtgacggcggcggcgcgcttggCCTGGGCGCGGGtgaggcgcggcggggcggcggcgcaggcggagtTCTCCTTGTcggccatcggcggcggcggggggcggaggGGGGgtgtggaggggagggggttgctcctccggctccgagcgcggcggcggtggtaggAGTGGTAGCTAGGCGccggagcggaggaggcggaggagggattGAGCGACCAGGGCAGGATGCGGTTAAGTAGCGGGGCGGGGCGCGGGGAATGGGAGGGAGATGAGGCCGCCATTATTTTGGATTCGAAGGATTTGCGAGCGCTCCGGTTGGAGGGAAGGCCTCGGGTGCCTTTCGATCGCCGCCGCGGCTTGGAAATTCGTTCGCGTTtcggcggagggagggaagaTTTTGggaattattttaaaaaattggGAGCGTTTCGGGGGGAGGAGACGAGgccccgcggcgcggcgggacgCCGACTCGCGCCACAGAGAGCGCGGGAGATTTGGGGGGCTGTCAGAGGGGTGACGCGGGGAGGAGCTCTCGTTTTGATTTGATTCGAGCGGCTCCTGCGTGCGTGGCGCAGGCGCTATGCTCCATTTCGGTTTTGGGATTCGGGCGTGAGCGTCACGCTGCCGGCGGCCCGGCGCCTCGTGGTTGACCTGGCACCCGGTTTTTTCCccgttttctttcctttttagatTAAGTCTCCCCttttttccgtctcgctcgTTTTTTGACTGCTGCTGCCTGGTAGTAAAAGAGTTTTAGGACAATTTGGAATTTAGTGTGTGTTGCTGTTTCGATTTTGTTTTCCCGAACTGAGCGTAAGTAAAATATAGATTAACAACGTCTCCGGCAATTTTTTAATAAATCTTTCCCTATGTCCTAATATTTCTTCCGTGATTATTGGGAGGGTTACTTTTTACACTTCCCCAATAATCTTCccgtattgggagagtcacaactcctttATTTAGGGTGAGAGCAACTTCGAGAATTTCCCAAAAAGTTCTTCCTCAAAACTATGTATTAGGGCTCTTCTAAAAAGCttttccccaaaaacatatcaacccacaacagatcgctaataactagCTCCCAATATTTCCAAACATGCCACATCATCGTAATTGGGCCTAGCCCTGCTCTCTCCCCATgtcattctttcttcttcttcctccagccgaAGAAGAACCGAAATTTGGATGAATGACTTGAGCTATTGGTCGGGGCCGAACGGAGCCAGAGTGCACGCGCCACATCGCCGCCGGCGTACGGCCTCGCCCTGCACGCGCCAACCAGCGTTCGCATCGCCTGCAGCACTGCGCCTCGCCCCACTCTGCTCCACGCCACTAGCTAGACCAACCCTTTTTCTACCTCCTTCATACTCCCTCCCCTCCATTGCTAGACCAACCGAGCTCCACTTGCCAGCACCATCCACCGTGCTCCGCCCTCCTCCTACCGAGTCACCGCACCCACACCCTCGCCACATCATCAGCTACCCCCTCAGCTACTCCTCGACGtccgccgcgcctccacccGGCCGGGAATTGAAAGTTTTCCGTCCGCCACCCCCAAGCCACCAAACTCCGTCTGCCGACCCAATTTGCCACTGTCCGGCCACCTTCACCAAATCCACCACGCCTCCACCTAGCCAACCCTCCCAGCTTTCTCCTCGACTTGTCCTCGTGCACCGTCCACCACACCATCGGAAAACGCAAAAACGGGCCCCTcgtcccaccgccaccgccgctcaccCAGCCGCCGCCACAGAGCTTCCTGCCACGCGTGCGCGCCAAATCTCGCGGGAAGCCTCTCTCGTGCGTGGGAAGGGGGCAATTGGGGAAGGAAGGACATCGCGCAAATATGCGCGGTGACGGGCTCTGTTTTGGCGTCACGAATAGTTTGGGGAAGTTTTGAGGAAGctgttggagttctttttttctttttttttctccctaaacAAGGTATTAGGGGTAGGATAtagatttttttggagttgctcttagggtGGATTATTGGTTTGTCCAAtaattattaagaaaatagaaaAGTAAAGGGGATTTGCTGGAGCACAAcaacaaagtcatggtgcaacccGTCCTCACTCGTTGAAGAAAAGACAACTACAAAATAGCAAAGAGTAGCACAACAACAAAGAAACATGTTTCgcaaagaaaagagagaaagaaacacAAGGAAATAATTTAAATTAGATCTAATCTTTGAAAATTCATAACTAAATCATTTTAACTTAGAAAATACGAAATCAGTTTCATTATCTTTCTAAAATCAAGCTCTACTTGATAATGACAAGTTTGGAGTTATTTGGATCATCTATTGTTCTCATTTAGAGTTTATTTGCTTGTAATGCTCCGTTATTTGGAGAACCCGGAGGATGCCAACAACCTCGTCTATGAAGTTGAGCAGGAAGAGAAAAATGAACCAAGTTCATGTCCAACTCGATCCATAATTGAACCATATTAGTCATTGCAACTAGTCAAGCTAAGCCTTATTTTGACTACATGGCTACCATATTGCATCACCCTCATATTGTTTTGAGCCCCTTCCCCTATTTTTATTACATTATTCCTGCTTTGCGCTCTTATATACTATACTCACGACACACTTTGCATGTGTTAGACAAGTCATGGAATCCTTGATGTGTTCTCCGCATGAGTTGTGGTGGGATGATGAGTGGACTTCAACACACTTTGCATGATGGAGTAGGAGGACTTGTCAGTAGGGGAGAGGCGCTTGGGTACTTCCTGGAACCCTACTATTTTACCTATGGCGGATGCCTACTGCCCCCCACTGTCCACGAGGGAGGATTCACAGTCGCACAGTTGAGGGTTGTACAGTTGTGACCGTACATCTCCAAGCCTGGAAAAGTGAGATGGTGCCAATCACAATCAGGTTTTTCATCAGTGTTGTGATGCTAAAGTACTAGTTACACCTGGTGCATCACTTGGTATGAGAAAATGTGTACACACTCTACGGAGTTAAAACTCTATGTATAGATATATCCTCGATCTTGGTGTTGTGGTGCTAAGGTACTAGCTACACCCGATTGGCATGGATTACTCTTCTTCTCTCCAAATTTTTAG is a genomic window containing:
- the LOC117836245 gene encoding cyclin-A3-1, whose product is MADKENSACAAAPPRLTRAQAKRAAAVTAVAVAAKRKRVALTELPTLPNAAHDDDDDRAKPARKQRLLPAAEPKPKPRAAPKPAPPSAADAAAAADGEEGDPQLCAPYASDIYSYLRSMEAQARRRPAQDYIAAVQVDVTANMRSILVDWLVEVAEEYKLVSDTLYLTVSYIDRFLSDKALNRQRLQLLGVSAMLIASKYEEISPPNVEDFCYITDNTYTKQEVVKMESDILNVLKFEMGTPTTKTFLRMFIRSAQEDSKKNPSLSLEFLGSYLAELSLLDYGLLRFLPSLVAASVVFVARLTLDPHTHPWSKKMQALTGYNPSELKDCVTAIHELQLNRKCSSMMAIRDKYKQHRFKGVSALLPPVEIPPSYFKKLKD